One segment of Castanea sativa cultivar Marrone di Chiusa Pesio chromosome 3, ASM4071231v1 DNA contains the following:
- the LOC142629032 gene encoding S-protein homolog 9-like, translating to MKNMRIAKLYCIALFLVLAFGLSSSTRVPHVRKHYLKFINNLSNKVLNVNCKNLNPYIDLNLHILLPGEVYEFNYEITRTMNFSCDLRHGSTSTVFSIGDKDTKRACGGNHCIWKSQDDGVYLLNRRTKQYKFMYKWGQ from the coding sequence atgaagaacatgaGAATTGCCAAGCTTTACTGCATTGCACTCTTCCTTGTCTTGGCCTTTGGCCTAAGTAGCTCTACAAGGGTACCCCATGTGAGAAAGCACTATTTGAAGTTCATCAACAACCTTAGCAACAAAGTTCTCAACGTCAACTGCAAAAACCTTAACCCATACATTGATCTGAACCTTCACATTCTTCTTCCCGGCGAGGTTTACGAGTTCAACTATGAGATAACACGAACCATGAACTTCAGCTGTGATCTAAGACATGGGTCTACAAGTACGGTTTTCTCGATTGGTGACAAAGATACCAAAAGAGCATGCGGAGGAAACCATTGCATTTGGAAATCTCAAGATGATGGAGTTTACCTACTTAACCGCAGAACCAAACAGTACAAGTTCATGTACAAATGGGGACAGTGA